TACAAAACTAATGGTGCAGCTAAAATTATCCAGAATTTGAAATCAAGCTTATGAGTTTTCTTGTAGTAGTAACCGAGCAAAAAGGCAGTTCCAATCCAGGTCAAAATATATGGACTAAGGGAAGTAAGATAAATAATTTGGTTATATAACGCCAAGTTTGGATTTGGTACTAAGTAAAGAGTCGTATAGTCAGGATTTACTGTTTTGTACATTATAGCACCGTCATACTCATCAAAAACCTTGTAAATGAAAGAGGCCATAGGAATTGCACCATCAGGAGAATCTTCTTTAACTAGTTGAACAAGTACAAGTTTATCAAAAGCATCTCCTGCTATAGAGATCGCAAGTGCTGTGGCGGCTAGACCATAAAACAATACAACAAAATTTCTTTTGTGCATCTTGTACCAGGTAAAAAATTTGTAGCTAATTATTCCCATGATTACAGCTGTTGTCAAAGAGGCAATTGCATTAAAGGCGATGACAAAATATTCATTTCCACCACATACGGTAAAGTATTCTGGACAGTTTGTGACATTATTATACAAGACAAAGAACAAAATTCCAAATAATGAGAACTGTATAACGGTAACCATGATGTACATTATTCGCATCAAAACGGACCGGTCTAAGAGATCCTTGGTAATATATCTAGTAAAGCCTAAAAGAATTAAAGACCCAATGCCATACCCAAAAACTGTCGTAAGTGTAAAAAGAGCGATCTCACCATCGTTATTCAAATAAATGATTTGGCGGGTAGCTAATAGATTTAATATTATTAGAACGACTATAATGGCTGCAGTAATTATGGTTAATTTTCGATTATTAAAAAGAATTTCGTTTATTTGTACCCTTTCCAATTAAATACAAATTTCTTCAGCATTATATAAGGATACTTTAACTTCCAACTAGGATCGATAATATTATCCTAAATGTTAGAAACTATATAACCAACTAGAGATTTTAGAACTCAGATATTCGATCACTTTATGTCTAAAATCTCAGGTAGTTGTAAAATAGTGCGTTTTCATGAGAAAATGTCTTCAGTCTTCAGCGGTTTTTCTTACCCTATTTTTAGTTCCTTTATTTAACATTTTTTCAACTCGTGTCGTTTGATTCTTAATCCATTTTGCTATTTTATCAATCCCTGATGTTGAGTCTTATAAAGTTATTATGGCAAATCATGGGTTTCATAGACAATTTAATAGAGTTGTCAGACTTAATCCGCTTTATAGGTATCTTGGCACATCGAAGCATAAAACAAAGTATGAACATAAGAGCATACCAGGAAATAATAATAATTATTATTATTATTAATCAAAAATGGACAAAAAATTTCTTGACAGATTGTCCAAATTTATACAATCTGTTGAATCTCAAATGGACATAATATTGCCTGGACCCGCATCCTTGCAATTCTTGTCATATTACAAGATAATTGAACAGGTAATATCACAAAAGTTGGCCAAGAATATCATTATCAGATTGTTATGTCCCTTTGACGAAGATAGTACACGGCTAACCAAACATTTAGCCCCATTTATCGGGTACAGGTCGATAAAATCTTCATTACCCAAGTCCCCATCAAATTCCTTACTCTTTATTAGAGACAGGCAGGATATTTTTTCTATTTCAGTAGATATGCAACGGCAAGTGCACTATGAACATGTTAATGAATATGATAAATTTATTTTTTCTCTTGATAATTGGTCATATTCTAAAGATATCCCAACAGTGAGAAATGTTGTTTATTGTTTTGATCTCATATGGGAAGAAAAAGAAAATAACGATAAAACTATGAAAGAAAAAATACACTCTGAACTTTTATTTGATTTACTCTCGCATGATATAGGAAATTATCATCAGATAATACGGAATAGCTTGGATATAGTTACTTCCATAGCAAAAAATAATAATAATGACATAAATGGATTATCTCCTGATAGAGAGGAAATTTTTTCGTACCTCATAATTGCAAATAGAGCGATAGATAAAAGTTTAACATTACTAAACAACTTACGTAGATTAGAACGACTATATACACAAAAGGATCTACAATTAATATCAAAGAATCTTCCAGATGCTATCACTAACGCACACAGTACCCTACAGCAAACACTATACAATAATAACCCCCAAGGCAAAAGAATCAGATTTTCTTTAAACATAGTAAACGATCATGATAACCCCACTGAAATAAATATAATTGCAGAAGACCTGCTTGAGGAAATTTTTGTCAATTTATTTTCGAATAGTGTAAAATATTCAGGATCATCAGAGGTTAAAATTGATGTTCTAATAAGAGAGTACTTTATTGCTGAAGTAAAATATTGGATGGTAACTGTTTGTGATTATGGGAAAGGGATATCAGACTCTATGAAAAAAGAAATGTTCAATCGATTCTATTCCAAAGCTGAGGGAAGTGGATTAGGTTTGTCCATAGTAAGGACATTGGTCGAGAGATATAAAGGCAAAATTTGGGTAGGAGACAGAGTATATGAGGACTACAAGCAAGGCACCGCATTTGGAATGATATTTCCTGCATCGCAGTAACAATAATACACCACACGATATCAATTTAGATTCTATTCTTTTATAACTATGTTGACAGTTTTCTGTTGTCGATCCATACCATCAAATAATTATTCAGTAATCTTCCATCCAAACAGGATTATGATGATGCTGTAGTTGACCTATTTGCTCCGCAGTAAAATTATTTTTGATATCTTTGGAAT
This Candidatus Nitrosocosmicus oleophilus DNA region includes the following protein-coding sequences:
- a CDS encoding sensor histidine kinase codes for the protein MDKKFLDRLSKFIQSVESQMDIILPGPASLQFLSYYKIIEQVISQKLAKNIIIRLLCPFDEDSTRLTKHLAPFIGYRSIKSSLPKSPSNSLLFIRDRQDIFSISVDMQRQVHYEHVNEYDKFIFSLDNWSYSKDIPTVRNVVYCFDLIWEEKENNDKTMKEKIHSELLFDLLSHDIGNYHQIIRNSLDIVTSIAKNNNNDINGLSPDREEIFSYLIIANRAIDKSLTLLNNLRRLERLYTQKDLQLISKNLPDAITNAHSTLQQTLYNNNPQGKRIRFSLNIVNDHDNPTEINIIAEDLLEEIFVNLFSNSVKYSGSSEVKIDVLIREYFIAEVKYWMVTVCDYGKGISDSMKKEMFNRFYSKAEGSGLGLSIVRTLVERYKGKIWVGDRVYEDYKQGTAFGMIFPASQ